A window of Ooceraea biroi isolate clonal line C1 chromosome 9, Obir_v5.4, whole genome shotgun sequence genomic DNA:
ATCATTATTTTCTTCGAACGAATGTTTTCTGTTCTGCAGTTTCCTTTCACTTGAAGCATTTGTCAATCTCTTGGTTGGACTTTGTTAGTCAGCCCATGTAATGTCATGGTCATCCACATGTTTGCttccaaataaataaaacgaggATTTTATGTAcgctttaatatatttcttgctATGTTATTTCCTCTTTTCTAATGAGTTCTTATTAACATGGATATTTACGAGCTTGCCAATGTCCGACCTCTGCAAACTTAATTAACATGATTAACGTCGCATGTACTACTGATATGTACTGTTGAAATTCCCATTCGCTTGAAAACTCATTCCTAGACAGCGAAtgaacttttttaaataactctTCAATGGCTCAACTCGAGAATTCGTAATGCCTGTTAACGACCAAAGGTCGTTGTCCTGCTTCAGCAATGTTTCCAAACGAGGGGAATTTAAGCGGGCTCTAAATTGCCTGATCGAAGCTTTTGCAAGTTTGACAActtactaaaaatatataagaaagcGCGCGCACGTTCTCAACGAACGAAGTAATGAATGTGCGGCCACTCGCATGAATAAGACGGATATTTGACAACTGAATGAGTGATAAATGCGGTTTCTCAACTAAATAGCAGTAAATATTAGGTTGGTCAGAAAGTCCGTgtggatttaaaaattaattcgtttaattaattaattcttaaataaaaagagtgtgcagatttgtttttaaagaaaatcaaatgcgaaactttttaatttctacttaattaattctgaaaaataaaattaattaaaaataaattctaaatttcttaaaaataaaattaagaagtTTTGCTTTTGAATTTCTCAAAAAACCAAATCTGCCCAGACTCTTTTTGgtcgaatatttcaagaaTGCGTGCCAGATATCGAACACGCGCAGATATGCATATAAATGATTTTACATTTCTATATTGTTTgacattttaacatatggaagCTTAGTTATTCGGATTGTCAAGACTTTAAGTGTTTGTCTGCTTATCTGTTCGCATTGTCTTTGATCTCACTGCTGCTCTTACGcgataacataataattccAACTCACATATCTCCTGAGTTTTATATCTGTTTTCTTCGACAACATTTccaaagaatatttaaagagaacaTATCCCAAGAATACGTCCAACTATATGATAGATATTTTAATGGTTTATTTGGAATCAATAACATTTTATCAGCTTGATAAAGAATATCTGTCATCGAATCTGTACTGTCGAATGTGTGAGGAGAGACACTTCGTCTTAACAAACTGAATAATCTTTCTGTGTGAAGGCGtgaattttttctcttcaaaatagattttattacTTCCTTACTGCGAATGGACATTTTACTACAGCGATAATAATAGAGGCCGTTTAATGATGATGTAATTGTGCTTATAATTTCTATTGTAGaattttttatcgattattatttataactggTGTGGTTTAAGATTttcacttttatatttaattttataagtgCAAAAAGAATATCGAGAAAGATTAATTGCTCTCTATGTGGAtgtatgcatacatatataatttagaaaaaagttgttatgtgaatgtatgcatatatagggataatttaaaaaaaaggttttGCGTCATGATACAAGTAGGTGATGATgctgcaatttatttatattgcattgACCTGAAAGTCCATCCAGatctttttatcataattcaagcgtaaaactttgtattaattcatacatgttaattaattaactgaaatatgtattaagaattaagacAATGTTTTGCATTCAGAGTTTGCTAAAAAAATTCACGTAAACTTTTCGGTCAAATGTTTACGTTGATAGAATTAagtaaagtttttgttttacatttatgtaattattccaaaatataaataaggaTTAAAGATTATTCGTGACACTAGATATACGTTAtcaaatacatacatacatatatatatatacatatatatatgtataaatccATCTTTTATACGTACGTATGACGTACATAGTCGTTACAGTTATAGTCGACATACTGCATAGTCGGCAGTATCAAACAAAGAAGCAATCTTTGTGGTAcgcttaataaatatttatgacacTATCTCGATTAAAGTCCACATTTTTGCTAGCCTAGTTACATCTGCGAGTCTTATTacatttcttcattaaatccaagaatcaaaagaaaaatatactcAATTTTTATGCTATTATCCTCAAGTTTTTGTAATTTCTTCTTatccattatttttatcgctaATTGTTCCCGTAAAACTGGCGCGTCATCATCTCAATGTTGTTTGGCACTTTGTTCGACCGTTTCCCGCTATCTGCAGCTCTCGATGGAAGAGAAAACGTGATAATCGATCGAGCGATCATCTCGATGTAAAAGTCCGTAGGACACGTCTCTCTTGAACTTTGCGCGAACTACTCATCACTCtgtgtacaataattaatcatcggcTTATCTGCCGATGCAAGTGCCTAAGAACAGTCTAAAAGTTGCACTCGGGGGAACTTGGAACGCATGAGCCAGAGCGCATGCGAGTTGTAGGACAACCGAATGaaggaaattatatattgccaGGCTCCCTTGTCCGCCACCACAGTTCTTCATTGAACATTCGGAGAGCCAGACGATCGCACACACGGTGCCTTCTGTGATCCCTTTAGTGTGCTGTCCCCGGCACTGGCCATCGGATGCACTTTGCTGCTTCTGTTTATTCTCGTCATTTCTACAGTCCTAGTGTTTAACATCGCGCGAACGACATCTTCTTTCTTCGGTATACCGGGTGGGTACTTTGCGTGgataatttatgcaaaagtgcGAAATCCGATGAGGATCGAGCCAAAGTGCGCAGTGGCCGAATCGGGCCCCatagttcttttttttttgttttcttcgtttGACTTAATTAGCTATAATCAGTCAATTGTCAAGCAACATCTAGAAATGTGAGTTTCATTGATCAACAAACTTTGATTGATCAAGCTTTGCTatatacgtaaaaataaaaacctcTCTTTCTCAGAATGAACATGACATTAGCAacataaatacaatatttttccagtaaatatttaattaaggattaaaaatattgaaagtatAATATTGTGCTAGTATTGTATCCATTTtgaaaagaagtttaattgtTTGATTCATTTTCAAAAACTCATAAGATTTTCGATTTCTATGtttctttatcatttttaattatttaatttttaatttaattaatatgtgCTTAGAACTATGTCTTTGTGAACTGTTTGATTCTGCGAAAATCGCTACTGAATGCATTTATTACAGCTATAAAAGTTATTACCGTCTGTAAAAAATCAGTACGTAACAAGTATTACGTATATTATTCACAAAGACGTGGCTTTTTGAGTCGAATGGCGCCTCTTTTTGACAAAAACAAGTTACGACGTATTaatatgtatgaaatattgattgaaTATTCAATTGTATGTGCATGGAGTTTTGCACTCGTGGATCCATTACATGATAAATTACATGATGTTTTTTCATCAAAAAACCCATAATCAAGTTCAAGTAATTTGTGCTATGATTGCTGATGCAAGGGATTTTGCCTTCAACTTTATTTGTGCATAGCCGCgtaaaaatgtatgtaaaaagtatgcaagaaaaatgtatgtaagaagaagaaatatgatCACGCTTGACGTATTCCGTATCTAGGTGACATGAattttaaacagaaaaattcattgttattTGATTGACCGAAAAATCCGTAtcgatttcttttaataaaactaaattaatttttaacacaaAGTTTTGTGTTGCCGGAAGTTGCCTGCGTGAATCTTTTTAGTAAAATTAAGATGCAAAGCTTTGTATTATTTCTGCTGTGAGGAATTCTGCGGCGTTTCGATTCTGAAAAACTTGTTTGTAACTCTTCGCTTCCCTCTCGATGAATAATGTGGTAACCGAGACGGTAAACGCATGCATGGACGCTTTCGACCGTAAAACTTGATGGATGAGTATGTGCATATATAAGTCAGCCATATCGGATACCTTCCTTAGAGATCGACATCCACCTGCATGCACATGCTACAAACGAGTGCATTCTGTAGCAGCAATTTATCGGTATCCCGATTTGTCGCTAGCAAATATCtgatttttcagaattttctctTTGTTGTATAATTACATCCGGTAAAAATTGCCAACAGTTTGAGAGAGATTCAAGTATTCTATGAATATTTGATGAATTTTATGGTGATCTTtcttaaaagataaaatgataatgtCTTTTTTCGTGCATGATGTGtgtttgtttaatataatacattcgagagaaaaaaagagtatgtgtaaaaaataaaagaaaaaaagacgcATTCTTAGATATTTGATGAAGACAGTAACGAAAACATATCGTTTGTTATGTGTCTCGCTTGAGATTGCGAGCAATCAAGAACGATTTATTAATACTTATCGCACGAATAGTGATCACAATCCAAGCATTTTGCTCTATACGCATTAATGCGATGACATCAAACCCCACCGAACGCTCTCTTAAtacgttaaatattttgcTTCGTATTTAGCTTATCGtagtttataatttaaacgGAAGAGAATTATTGCGTAGTATAGCATCGTTGGTGACAGTTTTCTTTCGCTtcgtatatgtatgtgcgaTACCGAGTTCACGATATCTTTGACGTAATTTACAAAGAGAAATGCCATTATTGCGGACAAACAGTCGCTCGAGTGGACATCCGCTACAAATAGATACGAAAGTGTTGTTACTAGTTAGTTTTGCTTTAGAAAAGATCTGAACCTGTTCATGGAAGATATGAACAGGTACACGTccagataaaaaaaaacctgTTGGCACAACACGTTTTATGCTCTCAAAATTCAAGTTAACGATGAAAGGAAACTATTAGGACACTATTCAGAATATCCAAAGGGCTTCTATCACAGCTTTGAAAGTGATTCCGAAAACGGAGTATAGTGATTGCTTCGAAAAattgttgaatttttattcagtTACGCGTATTTGTgtttcatgaataaatttgatattatttaaaagcgaaaatagaatttcttttacattGTTAATtgaatactttattttatcttatggACAATTAATAGCTCATTTATATACTTGTGTATGaatacatgtgtgtgtacgcATTCATCCATTTATAGATGTTGTCAGATTGGGTTATACGCAGCAACTGCCGGGGTAATGAATCATCGCGTAATGAACTAGAATTATTTCACAGATATCAAACTACCTTTGCTCCCACATCGACCGACAAGCTATCGTAAATATATTGAGATGAACATGAATATAAACTGCTAGTTTAAAAAGCAGAGGACACACAGTGATTCCGCAAAGACTTTGTAAACTTATAACTAAACGTACGTaaatacgtacgtatgtatctGTAGCATAGATGACTATAAGGAAATagaagtatatatataattattttatctacttAAATCAGCAAAAACTAATTGTAGATCTTGATTTAGTAAGAATTGTAATGTAATTAAGTTATAGTTATGTAAATAGATGTGTTTACGTAAAGCTCTATGACGTAAATGATATGGATGAACTGAAAGTTCGTTCTGATtgttagataaaattaaaagacgaTTTTTCCTGTTCAGATACAACTTTATTCATCAATCTGTGCatcgatttttatcgataatcTTTAGCCATTTTTGAGATAGATTCATGATTATTCTATATAGAAGTTGTCAGTTTTCTGAGCGAAAAACTATTCGAGATGATTTCAGAGGTTTTCGGAAAATCAAACTTTCCACGCATATTTATGAGAATGGCGAATTTTCTGTTCCAGTCTTCTGTCGCATCGACGTAACAGATGAGCGTTCGAGCATAATCATCATTCGGGTGTGCACGGAGAGGATAAACAATGGAAGTATTGATGATGGAAGCGAGCAATCGGCAGGAGGCCAATGCGCCAGCAATGCCAGTGTGCACGGCTGACCGCAAATCTCCGCCTAAGAAGAAGCTGGAGGATGTCGACGACGATACGTCCAGCATTACACGCGGCAACGGCAAAGAATCGATTGACATAATCTTCGAGAACATCACATATACTGTGAATCTCGGCTTCAGGAAAGGTATCTTGATCGGCGTAATCGTGCTATGGaatatggaaaataatatggaaatattatttaattttatatatatgaatgAAATCAATTATGCAACATTGCATTCTTAATTCTAGGACAGAAGGATATTTTACACGGAATTAATGGAAGGCTTCCCAGCAAACAGTTGATCGCCCTGATGGGGCCGTCTGGTGCAGGAAAGTCTACGTTACTCGATATATTGTCTGGCTTCCGCGTAACCGGAGTGGATGGTACTGTATTTGTCAATGGTCGTGTGCGGCACCTCAACTCTTTCCGGAAGTAAGTGGAGCTTTTAACTGATTTATCAAAACTGAGATTTTTCCATAATTATCTAAAACACACTTGCACATGTAAAAAACTATATGTAAGAAAacagattataatatattcataaatgtatttttatatccatttttttaaataaatagagtaaatatttttgttgtaACATTTTTCTGAATGTTGTTGATTCAGAagctattgcgaaaattgtcTTTTCgcgatatgaaataattattaaaaactttccttaaaaattatcaaaactTGAAAACACTCAATAATTCCTGATAATTAACAGTATgacaattattaacaattgtatgaaatagaaatttttattttgcgtaTTTATGTTGATCGTTAATATCTACTACACTCTTTTTTTAACGCTTCGTTTATTTTGTCTTCAGGTGCACCGCTTACATTACACAGGAGGATCGATTGGAACCTTTACTCACTGTACTCGAAAATATGAGGGTTGCCGCCGATTTAAAGCTGCCGACGGATACCCCACGAtacgaaaaagaaacaatagtacgtagaaatttattaacacaGAATAATTTACCAGATTATAGccaaatataaaacaaatagaaATGTATAACAATTAATAGATTATGAgtagttttcaattatcgCGGCGGTGGAGAGAGATTCGTAAAGTAAAAGACAGTTGTCAAAAATTCAGTTTGTAACGAGTTTCTTACTTcagttaaatattatacattagcttttaatataattcgaaTTACTTATTCTGTTTTAGATTGAAGAAATTCTCACGACACTTGGCTTGTATGAGCACTTGCATACGAGATCCGGCCGTTTAAGCGGCGGTCAAAAGAAGCGACTGTCCATCGCGCTGGAATTGGTCAATAATCCCACGGTGATGTTTCTCGACGAGCCCACTACGTAAGTACATAACTATCATTAATGTTATGTAGGTACAGTAAAGCATTGATTGTATCATTTAGTGATATCTGATCTTTCTAGTTGTCATACACTTTGAAGCTTGCttgaaacaattaataattcaattcaaatcaattagtattatcaaaaattttgaatattttaattagctaattaatatcttctaataatttctaataataaaacgcaTTCACTTTTAACATGAttagcatttttatatatgaacacaatattttaggttcttctttttttataagcCTTCTTTTGTATCGAcgatttaatgtattatatttaatgtattattcgaataaattaacgaaaccaacaaattatagaaaaaagaatGTTCAGAAAAaatgtactaataaattaaatattcgcaTACCTCTTTTTATGTATCCAAACAAGATAAGTATatcactttttaaaattaatactttaggaaaatatttcatttgctttcttctttttacgaATACAGATTAATAAGTATTGACTAATAATATCACAGcatatattaatgtaacaaaagaaatcatctatataaataacattctcATGCTTGTGTttttacatttgcattttttgccTTGCAGAGGTCTGGATAGCTCATCTTGCATGCACGTCGTAAATCTTTTAAAGGTGCTGGCACGACAGGATAGAACAATAGTTTGCACTATACATCAGCCTAGTGCGTCCCTGTTCCAATTGTTCGACCAGGTGAGCAATAACATCtagaaattatttctaatttctgatttccttagcaaaattcaaaatttattaagaatttataCAATGCataatttgcattaaaataGTGTTTGAATTCTGATAAAAGTGTCAGCAtggactttccggtcaaccCAATATGATGCATCTCTACATGTATGAAAGAGTAGTGTCACACGTGTGTGTGACagcaagatatatttttactttatcatCATATCAATAGAGAAAGTCCATCTCTTCAGTATCTAAAATAACAAAAGATGAGAGACGTGGTTCATCTATGATGAGCGGTTTCTCAATCACACGATAGAGAACGTATTAATCTTAGAAGGAAATCCTGTATAGCTGTAATCTTGATGATGATTCTGAAATATGTCGTAACATACACAAATAGACATATTTCAAGCGCATTAAAATCAGAGGGAGCACTTTCTCGTTGTGTTTGTGGCTTTCCTTATGTTAGATTATTTTAACGATAGGCACTACATTAGATTTGTGATTTGTGATAGaatattattctacatacaattatacttataattattaattattaacaaatttatggTTCTTACAGGTATACGTGTTGGCAAAAGGAGACTGCTTGTACCAAGGTGCAACGCACAAATTAGTGCCATATCTTGAAAATATGAAACTGCCATGCCCGATGTATCACAATCCCGCCGATTACAGTACGTATGATAACATAAGAAGTATGAAGTGCATtcctaaataattatttagaaatcatttcatttattttgttatatctttgaattaataaattatcataaataatcataaatgacaagaaaacttaaatataataaatataatatcatacatataaatataatataattactttttacttgATTCTAACAATAAGcatcagacaaaagttgtttaaAGAACATCAAtgaattgtatatttacaatatatcaCTGTTTGCAGTAATCGAGCTTGCTTGTGGAGAATACGGTGAAGATAAAgtagatatattgaaaaatggaTCACAAAATGGGAGAAATTTGCAGTGGTTCGACAATCCTGAAGCTTTGAGAGATGCCAAAACTTTAAGAggtaaaaatcgaaaaatacatCATCGTAATACCATTAATTGTTTCAGCTCTTATAATGTATACTTATAAAGTTATAGCTtataatgtacaaaataaaatgttcttcttctttttggaGAAACACATCAATGTTGCATGATCGTTAACGCGTTAGATGAAATCTTATTCTggcatatatacgtatacaaatataatatctatgtaaactctgtttttttttcagcgGTGCATCCCTTGAAAGACTCACATATAATGCAAAAGAATAGTGGTATACACgcaacaaattttattcatcAAATTAAAGTTCTACTTAGACGTGGTCTCATCATGTGCAAACGAGATACGGTATGTTTCGCGTACGTTTTGTATacatttattcataaatttatagCTTCTTAATCATTAATAGACATATAtcttaaaaacttttaaaatatttacgtgGCATCTTTTTATCTCATCATAATCGCACACTGTGCTTATGTTGTTTTATTGCAGACTCTTACGCATTTGCGCATCGGAGTAAACTTACTTGTCGGTGTGATGCTTGGTTCGGTCTTCTTGCGATCGGGTGCTGATGGCTCACGCGTTCTAGATAACTATAATCTTCTCTTTTCCATCCTCATACATCAcatgatgacgacgatgatgctTACCATAGTGACCTGTAAGTGAGTTTTATACGCTTCCGTTTGattcattataaattgtacaaaagaGTGGCTCTCCGCTCTTAGGTATTACTATAAAActaatatatatgcatgtgttGAATGATGAAATCGCTTCAAAGATTAACTTATTATCTGTTTctcttgaaattaatttattcaactaAATAATTTCCCTggttttcaacaatttttgattatgtaatgacattttaacatttaacattttattcatgATTTGCAGTTCCAATGCAGATGGCTATTCTTCTAAAGGAGCATTTTAATAGATGGTACAGCTTGAAGGCATTCTATGTGGCAATAACAGTGATTGACGTGCCACTCTCGATATTCTGCTGCATCCTATTTAGTTTAATTGTCTACGCTATGACGGCGCAACCACTGGAAATAATACGATTCTCCATGTTCTTAATCATCAGCTTGATGATAATGTTCATAGGACAAGGTACCGGTCTTATGATAGGCGCTGTATTCAACGTTGtagtaagtaaataataataaataatataaattattaattactaattactaAGTAAATAAACATTATGTCATTAATTCCATTACATCATtccttatacagggtgtctgacataaggcgaaaaacctctcgcccacaggtatcgtcaaactgaattaaaaagtcctgtaccattttacaaacaaccacgtaaaatttcgagtaattaagtaaagaaagttctcTAATTCAGCGAACGCGAGGGAAGTATGaatgaataacgtaaaaaactagccgcgcgcgcgacgcgatagcagcgagtatcggattacagcggcaggcgagacgacgcttctaagaaatacgacaacactttctcggcaactcgagcgcgtgaatgagacgctgagaaattattgtccacgcgtcgtctcgcctgccgctgtaatccgatactcgcgttcttctaagaaatacgCCAGCGCGTGCGCGGCTAGCctttttttacgttattcattcatacttccctcgcgtccgctgaattagcgagcTTTACCTGTACTCTATCTGTGGgtgagaggtttttcgccttatggcagacaccctgtataattgtGTAACATCATGTTAATGAATATATAAGATCTAtacaattatcaataatttcaaaacattttttatgattaagttgcactttattattacgaatCTTGTCCTAAAAATGTGTAAtttccaaaataaaatttaatgaagatattttgaattttacaGAACGGTACATTTATGGGACCAACATTGTCAGTACCACTAATGATGTTTGCTGGATTTGGCGTATCGTTACGCGATCTACCGTCCTACCTAAAGTGGGGAAGCTATCTTAGTTATTTACGTTACGGCCTAGAAGGGTAAAGATTATTCTATGCTTCATTaactttttcttcattatttaatattacttttatgttAGATATAGCCAACAGATcacatcttttatatttatagttctatctttattgtttgaagaatttatttttatatttatatttataaaacattgaaGAGATTTGTTTGTATCTTCAATTTATTCGTATTTGCACgcatcattatttatattcatatttataaaattactttctcATGTGTTGCGTGTTTctgtatgatatatttaaaatcgtataaatataaaatattaactttacgttatacaaattatatgtatatcttttcGCAGCTTTGTGGGTGCAATCTACGGATTGAACAGGCCTGTTCTACCCTGTGAGGAAAAGGGTGAACTGTACTGTCACTACAAATATCCTTCGAAATTTCTCTCGGACATTGCCATGAATGGGGATCAATTTTGGAACGACCTCATCGCACTTACTACAATACTCGTCATCACGCGATGCGGCGCATATCTGCTTCTGCGATGGAAGATTGTATCAATGCGATAGAGCTGATACGAACAATGCATTGAAAATACTGCCAGTTTATTATCAGTGATCAAAAAGTCTaaatttatcatgtatttctttataagaattaaattattacttatatatcTGTGATACATATTAAGTATAGAATTTTCGATTACTGCTAACAAACTGGCAATATTTTCATCAGATCTGTGAatatattagattattatatgCATGTAATGTATACGTATAGATATATTCATAtgtcatatttaatttattttacaatatatgcTAATGACTTTTACgcttattataatgtaattataagaaaataaatcaaatatttcaattacaaaaagtaaaaagcgttatatttatttaaatccacataattatatatagtcTCCTCTTTCCTACACCAATCTACCGCTTCactgtattttaaaaatattatacccATCAGATAGCTAATTATTTGTCATGAAGTAGTTTCTTTAAGTGTCACATAAGTAcatctcgaaattaattttgtacgtcattttctcacataataaattttccaagAAAGTACTGCGTAAATGATTATATGTAAACAGAATATCCAAGAACcgagtattattaaaattacatgaaaCGACACTGTTGGCATGTCCATCCTCGAAAGAATCTCGCTTGGAGAACGTAAGTAACAATATATTTCCGGACATGATAAATTCGGTCGATTGCTGTAGATCGCTTGCATCATGCCTTCGAATGCGTATCTGTAAAAGAGTCGcgtgtatttttaaatcaattgcaaaattataatatttaaaaaataagagcatatatttctttaaaataataaactgagtcagtaaatattataattaaaatattaaatacgtatatatgtaatcAATATCTAACCAATATTAAAAGGAAATTGTTCATACCTAAAGAAGCTTATTGTGCTCAAAGGTTGCAGATACACCGCTATCTCTCCCAACTTTAAGAAAAATCCGGCAAACAGCAATAACGGTATGCTTAATGCcggtattaaaaatatacctATCTGAAAGGTATCATATActtattataatcatttatcttgtctttatattattaattaataatgctgAACCAGATGGAGCAAATTATTGCATCGTTATTGCAATACCTGAGTATTGAAAGCCGCACCCGTAAGAATCCCGACTGTTTGTCCGAGAATTGTAATTAACACGCAAACGCTCCATGCTTGGAAAATTCTATCAACAGCCATTGGTTGTCCTGTCAAGTAATATGATATGAACAGGAAACATGAGCAGCAAAGTATCTGAAAAATTACGTAAATCTTTTACGCaatgtatttaaaacaatCATTAGATTCGAGGTAAAAACGTACTTGCATCGGGAGATCCGTCAATATCTTTACGCTGTAGTAAGATCTCAAAGAATACCAATTATTTAAGTGTTCCTGCAGGAATACTGCTGCTTCCATGGGAACTGCAACGGTAGCACAATCATGTTTAATATGACATAATGTTCATGGTACAAAACGCACAacattatttgcatattatttgcagacctaacaaatatttatatattcatatgtgatatatagtattaataaaagaattcgaGTTACTTACACATCTGTACTGCTGGCATGGAATTAGCGAAAAATAAGAATAGCAAAAGGAAGAACAAACAAGCGATGTTGCTATTTGCTTTTTCTGCGTCATCACTAAAGTCATAAAAAACCATCCCTAACAATAGTGCCA
This region includes:
- the LOC105279631 gene encoding ATP-binding cassette sub-family G member 4 yields the protein MEVLMMEASNRQEANAPAMPVCTADRKSPPKKKLEDVDDDTSSITRGNGKESIDIIFENITYTVNLGFRKGQKDILHGINGRLPSKQLIALMGPSGAGKSTLLDILSGFRVTGVDGTVFVNGRVRHLNSFRKCTAYITQEDRLEPLLTVLENMRVAADLKLPTDTPRYEKETIIEEILTTLGLYEHLHTRSGRLSGGQKKRLSIALELVNNPTVMFLDEPTTGLDSSSCMHVVNLLKVLARQDRTIVCTIHQPSASLFQLFDQVYVLAKGDCLYQGATHKLVPYLENMKLPCPMYHNPADYIIELACGEYGEDKVDILKNGSQNGRNLQWFDNPEALRDAKTLRAVHPLKDSHIMQKNSGIHATNFIHQIKVLLRRGLIMCKRDTTLTHLRIGVNLLVGVMLGSVFLRSGADGSRVLDNYNLLFSILIHHMMTTMMLTIVTFPMQMAILLKEHFNRWYSLKAFYVAITVIDVPLSIFCCILFSLIVYAMTAQPLEIIRFSMFLIISLMIMFIGQGTGLMIGAVFNVVNGTFMGPTLSVPLMMFAGFGVSLRDLPSYLKWGSYLSYLRYGLEGFVGAIYGLNRPVLPCEEKGELYCHYKYPSKFLSDIAMNGDQFWNDLIALTTILVITRCGAYLLLRWKIVSMR